From Carya illinoinensis cultivar Pawnee chromosome 5, C.illinoinensisPawnee_v1, whole genome shotgun sequence, one genomic window encodes:
- the LOC122311179 gene encoding pathogenesis-related protein 1-like, whose product MQGLMIVRNISPAIIFAFVLTFAFVHESSAQDSPQDYVNAHNAARSQVGVGPITWNATVEAYAQNYANQRKVDCRLVHSGGRYGENLAWSSGDLSGTAAVNLWVGEKAYYNYTTNSCAAGRQCGHYTQVVWRNSVRLGCAKVRCNNGGTFITCNYDPPGNYVGQRPY is encoded by the coding sequence ATGCAGGGACTCATGATCGTGAGAAACATTTCCCCAGCAATAATATTTGCTTTTGTCCTGACCTTTGCCTTCGTCCATGAATCCAGCGCCCAAGATTCACCACAAGACTACGTCAATGCTCACAACGCAGCTCGATCACAGGTTGGAGTCGGACCTATTACTTGGAATGCTACCGTTGAGGCATACGCACAGAATTATGCTAATCAACGTAAGGTTGATTGCAGACTAGTGCACTCAGGTGGCCGTTACGGAGAGAATCTTGCATGGAGTAGTGGTGACCTCTCGGGAACGGCTGCCGTTAACCTTTGGGTAGGAGAGAAGGCCTACTACAACTACACCACTAACTCATGTGCTGCCGGCCGCCAGTGCGGCCACTATACTCAGGTGGTTTGGCGCAATTCTGTGCGCCTTGGGTGTGCTAAAGTCAGATGCAACAATGGCGGCACCTTCATCACTTGCAACTATGACCCCCCCGGCAACTATGTCGGGCAACGGCCTTACTAA